Proteins encoded in a region of the Zea mays cultivar B73 chromosome 2, Zm-B73-REFERENCE-NAM-5.0, whole genome shotgun sequence genome:
- the 100272838 gene encoding rubisco accumulation factor 1, chloroplastic: protein MLSLSHPHPHPAASTTAPRHQRTAPVWHRRRASHIAASAILLPGGGSTGGRGGPGDRRLPFTPPPMAPPGQLYQPFHPPPSPLPPSLRNLDLSERLQILRDRMGLWHEYAPLISSLSRDGFNPSSIQEATGISGVEQNCLVVASQVRDSLLDDRAAAFPPDLLPYFDSLGGPEVLYELRFLNARQRADAARHAIGYRLEPKGVRELARAMKGFPRWRGEEGWEAFSKDSPADCLAFARFRQSREAIDVQDRVAELERALQVVETESGRARVELELERARRKAAGEEEVDEEGEEDDAAASLRPGVTVVRLRYGEVAEATTVILLPVVRETDGVAAMESAPRRAKTDVGLGVVEVDRAWARWAVVPGWGPVAEAADDAVVVELADGRRLPWRMSDEEPVLVIANRSKKEVVEEGVYVLEREGRLVVERGKKLAEQGIAAAAAEVVIVVRPPKDEDDMVSDEEWD from the coding sequence atgctctccctctcccacccccacccccaccccgcCGCGTCCACCACCGCGCCGCGCCACCAGCGCACTGCTCCCGTGTGGCACCGCCGTCGCGCCAGCCACATCGCCGCGAGCGCCATCCTGCTTCCGGGAGGCGGCAGCACCGGCGGCAGGGGCGGGCCCGGCGACCGCAGGCTCCCCTTCACCCCGCCCCCTATGGCGCCGCCGGGCCAGCTCTACCAGCCGTTCCACCCGCCGCCGTCCCCTCTCCCGCCCAGCCTCCGCAACCTCGACCTCAGCGAGCGCCTCCAGATCCTCCGCGACCGGATGGGCCTGTGGCACGAGTACGCGCCCCTCATCTCCTCGCTCTCCCGGGACGGCTTCAACCCGTCTTCCATCCAGGAGGCCACGGGCATCTCCGGCGTGGAGCAGAACTGCCTGGTCGTCGCGTCCCAGGTCCGCGACTCGCTCCTCGACGACCGGGCCGCCGCGTTCCCGCCCGACCTGCTTCCCTACTTCGACTCCTTGGGTGGGCCCGAGGTCCTGTACGAGCTCCGCTTCCTGAACGCGCGGCAGCGCGCCGACGCCGCCAGGCACGCCATCGGCTACAGGCTCGAGCCCAAGGGCGTGCGGGAGCTTGCGCGCGCCATGAAGGGCTTCCCGCGCTGGCGCGGGGAGGAAGGCTGGGAGGCCTTCTCGAAGGACTCCCCCGCCGACTGCCTCGCCTTCGCGCGGTTCCGGCAGTCGCGGGAGGCCATCGACGTGCAGGACCGCGTCGCGGAGCTGGAGCGCGCGCTGCAGGTGGTGGAGACCGAGTCCGGCAGGGCGCGCGTGGAGCTCGAGTTGGAGCGCGCCAGGAGGAAGGCGGCCGGGGAGGAGGAGGTGGACGAGGAGGGCGAGGAGGACGACGCTGCCGCCTCGCTGCGGCCCGGCGTCACGGTGGTGCGGCTCCGCTACGGCGAGGTCGCCGAGGCGACCACCGTCATCCTGCTGCCGGTGGTGAGGGAGACGGACGGCGTCGCGGCCATGGAGTCGGCGCCCAGGCGGGCTAAGACGGACGTGGGCCTTGGCGTCGTGGAGGTGGACAGGGCGTGGGCGCGCTGGGCCGTGGTGCCCGGATGGGGCCCCGTGGCCGAGGCAGCGGACGACGCCGTCGTCGTAGAGCTGGCCGACGGGCGGAGGCTGCCGTGGCGGATGAGCGACGAGGAGCCGGTGCTGGTCATCGCCAACCGGAGCAAGAAGGAGGTAGTGGAGGAGGGGGTATACGTCCTCGAGAGGGAAGGCCGGCTTGTGGTGGAGAGGGGGAAGAAGCTGGCTGAGCAGGGCATAGCTGCTGCGGCGGCCGAGGTGGTCATCGTGGTCCGGCCGCCCAAGGACGAGGACGACATGGTTAGCGACGAGGAGTGGGACTGA